The Apium graveolens cultivar Ventura chromosome 3, ASM990537v1, whole genome shotgun sequence sequence TTTACTTGAGAATCTTTCTCTTgcttttttttatatataataaccTCTCTCATTTTTTTTGAAGAAGACCTCTTTGGCGGAACCTTTCCATGTACCCATCATGATCAACATACTCGACTCACTAATCACTATCATAATCATAAATTTGCTTTGCCATTGCATAAGAATAAAATGAAAAAGCGTTTCTAAATCTGTGAAATTCAAAGTCAAAAGTTTCTCTAGGACAACGTTTCCGCATAATAAAGTCCTCAGCAATTAAGAAAATGTTCCACTATGCCTCCCTAATATTTAGCCACAATGAATTACAAAATATTAATACTATACTTTTATGCATCAAATTTTTAATGGAACTctataaaaaatttaaaacttAATTTTAATAATACCTCAAATAAGTTGTACCAACTTATAAACGACTTATAAATTCGTAACAGCTTATctacgagtgtttgtcgaccccACTTATAAGTTTATAACTTATAAGCCGATAAATTGAATATTAGTAACGGTGTATTTTTttcaacttattttaatttttcgcTGATTTATTAAccttattttaaaaaaatatatttttaaatgttaatttagcttaaaattcaagaattaagatagttatatttaataattatatattttagttcatttaagaaaaaaatttgacttataagtaaaattattcaAACACTTATATAATTTATAAGTATTGTTCTATATATCacttataatttatttatttattttaaatggTGAGATAGTTATTTTAAGATTTTTCAATATTTTCTGACAAAAAAAAGAGATTTCCCCGTATTTTGGTCAAATTGTAACTGGAGCTCTAAAAACTTTGTACTCGGACCTCCCTAAAAGGCCCCCATCCAAAGAGGTTTCTGGAACTGAGAAAATTAATATCCAGTGAATATAAGACTGGAAAGCCGAGGAGACGAGCgagaaggagagagagagaggaggagGAGAGATGGTAGTAATCGAAGAATCGAATAAGGCAACAACGGCGGAGGAGGGTTACGCATCCGACGGATTCGAAACCGCCAGTGAAAGCGATGTTATTAACGATGAAAATGATCATCCCACCAACAAAGATGAACAAATTACTCCCAATAATGATCAATCCGTGCGTGTCACTGCTGCAGATAATGAAGAAGAAGATCATCATCATCCTTACCATGATTCCCTCACCGACGATCAAATTAAACAGGTCTTGCTTCCTTTTAATTTGTTTTTATTTTCGATTTTTCTTACTTATCGTTTTAAATTTTTATGTTTACAATAGCAATAACGAATATTGTAGCAAAGTTTTCGAATTAGCATTTATAAGATAGAATTACTCTACTTCCATACTCGAGGTACCGAATCAAATTTTAAGTCTGTGTTGTAGTCATATTATTGTATACTATGGTACTAGTGCAATTGACGTAAaataagcaactaatttaactgTTTTATGTGCACCTTGTATTTTCTATTAATGTTTTAGAGCTGTTTAAATACTGAGCTTTTCCGTAGTCTTGTAAAAGCAGTTGTAATTGGGGATAATACGTGGTATTGAGGTTTGAGGTGATTTTGGGGGACCTTTTTAGCAAGAGAAAGTCCAAACATAACAAGATATTGATTGTAGTAGTAATTAGTACTTATAATTTTTTGAAAACGGAAATTGAGACATATAACCCCCTGAATCTATTGGTTTCCCAGTCTCCTATATATTGTTCTGCATTCTTTCTTGCTTCTTCTGTCAAACTATAGAACGCATTAGCCGGTTAAGGAGTTGGCTGCAGTTGCATCTGCAGCAATAATGATGGTTCCTGCAGCTGCATTTCTTTACCTTTTATCTTCTCTTTTATTTGCTTCTAACCCCCGAATTATTTTTTCATTATGTTCTTCCTATTAGAACCCCGCGTGAATTATCAAATGTCAGTTGCTATCTGCTAGAAATTGCGGTACATGTTTATATAGAATGCTCAGAATGTGCTTTCTGGACTTTGACAGAATATTTTAAGGTAACTGTGAGATAAGCAATTTTGGGATGTTGGATTTATTTTTTTGGTGAAGAATTCAGATTTTTAGGACAGATTTTGCAGCAGGAGAGGCTGGGATTTGAGGCTTTGGTAATAGATAGTTTAGTGCGACAGGTAGAATTGAGGTTCGGGGTGTAGACTTGTTGCAAGACAAAATTAAACTACACAATACATatcttaattataaataaatatgtGATAATTTACAAGGAATAGAAATCCTATTAATAACAACCTATTCCCAAAAttcaattcaaattttaaagagAACCTGAAACCCTTTACGATAATTACTAGACAATTTTGTTTTAAAATGGTAATAACTACTTTTCTAATTTAATTGGCTTCCAAagtctttctttctttttttttatcTGCATCGTCAGGGGTGTTTGGATTAAAGCGTTCTTTATTCTGAAAGCGACTGTCCCATTCCACTTTTGTAATAAGGGAAAATGACCTGAATAAAAACCATTGAATTCTATGATTTGAGTTCAAAGATAAATATTTAGAACTATAGATGTACAAACATTTTTGACTTTATTGGGCTTGTGTTCTGGTcaaacatatataaatatatatacatatatatatgatatttttttaatattttttttgttcCTTTCGTTCAAACATAGTTTCcatctatatatttttttatctATTCAGATTTTGCTAATATAAAATTGCATTTTAAAGTTGCAATCTATCGctaaatatgaatttttttcaCGTATTTAATTTGTGATGCAGAAAGCTCTAGAAGATGCAAATGATGCAAAATTACGAGGAAATGACCTGTTTGGAAGTGCACAATATGAAGATGCACTTATGAAGTACGATCTTGCTCTACAACTTGTAGCTGACGTGCTCTCATCAGCTGAACTACGTTCGGTGTGTCATGGAAACCGTGGTGCATGTTTCTTAAAGATGGTATGTCCAGGAACTGTATTTCAGTGAAATATCAGAAACATTCTAATTCTTGGAGTCTACTACTTTAATTTTTTGAGCAACTAGTTTCGCGTTTGCAATATTTAGTAGTGCTTTGGTGAATTATATGGTCACATGTATGGATTACAGGAAAAATATGAGGACTCGATCAAGGAATGCACCAAGGCTCTAGACCTAAATCctttatacaaaaaaatattgcTTAGAAGAGCCGAAGCTCATGAAAAACTGGAACACTTCGAAGAAGCCGTTGCTGGTAGGGTTAAAATTCTGTTGTAAACATTTACTTTTTTAGGTGATAGTAGATACTTTGTTTAGAGATACATTTTATTTTGCACAAAATGTACACTTTTTTACGGCCATTGTTTTGTTCCAATTACCTTACTGGGTTCATCAACAAGTTTATTTGGTCcttgttaaagttttatttgtttattctGCAGATTTGAAAAAATTTCTTGAAATGGAACCTTCTAATATCGGGGTTAAGAGATCTGCTGTTCGTTTAGAGTCATTGGCCAGCGAAAAGCGTGAGAAGATGAAGGAAGAAATGATTGGTAAAGTTTACACAATTATGCTAATTAGTTTTGCTTTCCTGTTCGTTAACCAAAATTATTCTTTTGTACCTTTACAAACTAGTAAAAGTTGTGCCTTTCTCCTTTTCCTGGAGATAAAATGAACTTATTTTCCTAGATTGATATGCTTCCCGTACTCATTTGTGATTTTCTTTTACATCTATGCTTTCACAAGTTTTTATTTTCTgcaaacaaaaaaagaaaaaaaatgaatcTGATGTACTTGGTTGTAGAACCAGCTCCCTGTTTTTGTGCAAAGGAATATCTGTTGATCATTGCTGTAAGGTTTATACTTCACATTTCATTTCAACTCTTTTGGCTGAAGATTGGATATATTATTTGAGCAGGTAAATTGAAGGACGTGGGAAACACTATACTGGGGAAATTTGGGATGAGCGTTGACAACTTTAAAGCTGTCCAAGATCCAAAGACGGGTTCCTATTCTCTCTCATACCAGCCTTAAATCCAGTTTGGTAATCTATTCATCAGAGGAAGGCCTTGTAAGAAAATACGAAGTACTCAAATGTAGTTTACAATATGGGATTATTTCTAATATCCTGTTTTGGAATGTGATTTGAACTTTGTCTCAGTTGTTATCTTGAGTTGAGACGGTTACAATTTTTAACTTTATTAAATTGATTTCTATTACTTGCTTGACTGGGTCTCTGTTTCCACTTTTCTGCTAAGGTGAGAAGTAGCTTGTGCTGATTCAACAAATTTAGACATCTAAAATCTGCTAGCAATATTTAACCATGAGAGTAAGATTGATATCTATTAGAATCTTTGAGTTTTGGAGTTTG is a genomic window containing:
- the LOC141713205 gene encoding uncharacterized protein LOC141713205, which codes for MVVIEESNKATTAEEGYASDGFETASESDVINDENDHPTNKDEQITPNNDQSVRVTAADNEEEDHHHPYHDSLTDDQIKQKALEDANDAKLRGNDLFGSAQYEDALMKYDLALQLVADVLSSAELRSVCHGNRGACFLKMEKYEDSIKECTKALDLNPLYKKILLRRAEAHEKLEHFEEAVADLKKFLEMEPSNIGVKRSAVRLESLASEKREKMKEEMIGKLKDVGNTILGKFGMSVDNFKAVQDPKTGSYSLSYQP